The Pseudomonas parafulva genome window below encodes:
- a CDS encoding LysE family translocator: MSPSLLPFMLFALVASISPGPTNLLILAHGAQHGLRASLAPIFAACAAAAGIVWLVGLGLGEVLLRHPLAQQVMSWAGALWLSLLAWQLFRAAGEPVRASTTRRFGAGSAASLQLVNPKVWLMAVAVIGVFAAPQWPVWQLALVFLLVALPCMGAWALLGVGSARWLGAAPQWRRFNQLLALVLLVSAWSALLSGA; encoded by the coding sequence ATGTCGCCCTCGTTGCTGCCTTTCATGCTCTTCGCCCTGGTCGCCAGCATCAGCCCTGGCCCGACCAACCTGTTGATCCTCGCCCACGGCGCGCAACATGGCCTGCGCGCCAGCCTGGCACCGATCTTCGCGGCCTGTGCGGCGGCGGCCGGTATCGTCTGGCTGGTCGGGCTGGGCTTGGGTGAGGTGCTGCTGCGTCATCCACTGGCGCAGCAGGTGATGAGTTGGGCCGGTGCGCTGTGGCTGAGTCTGCTGGCCTGGCAGCTGTTTCGCGCTGCCGGCGAGCCGGTTCGGGCTTCGACTACCCGGCGCTTCGGCGCGGGCAGCGCGGCATCGCTGCAACTGGTCAATCCCAAGGTCTGGCTGATGGCGGTGGCGGTGATCGGGGTGTTCGCCGCACCGCAGTGGCCGGTATGGCAATTGGCGCTGGTGTTTCTGCTGGTCGCCCTGCCCTGCATGGGCGCCTGGGCGCTGCTCGGCGTTGGCAGCGCCCGCTGGCTGGGTGCAGCGCCGCAATGGCGGCGGTTCAACCAGCTGCTGGCGCTCGTGCTGCTGGTGTCGGCGTGGTCGGCACTACTGAGCGGAGCCTGA